The Pimelobacter simplex genomic sequence GCGCAGATCGCCAGCACCCCGTCGTCCCCCGCCCGGCGCTTGCCCTCCGCCACCGCCGCCGCGATGTCGTCGAAGAACGGCACATCTGCCTCCGGGTGCCACCCCTCCGGCTTCGGCCGGTGCGAGACCACCAGCAGGTGCTCCCCCGCCGGCGGACGGGCGTCCCACCCGTTGGTCAGGTCGAACAGCCGCCGGCCCTGGATGATCGCCCGGATGCTGCGCCACATCGGCCACACGTAGTCGTGCGAGGCCTTCGAGACCGCGAACGGCCCGGGCTCGGCGCCGTCCTCGCTGAGCGGGAGGCTGCCGTTGAAGTACCAGTCGAAGAGCGGGCCCACGTCGTCGTTGTCGTCCGCGATGAAGCCGTCGAGGGAGGCCACCGCGTGCATCATCACCGTCGTCATACCGGGACAGACGGGCGCACCGGGCGAATCTCATCGGCAACTCTTGTACAACTCAACCCCCGACTTGTACCGTTGCTCCATGTCCACCGTGCCCGTCTCCGCTGCTCGTAGCGATCTCGCAGCGGTCATCGCCTCCGCGGCAGACGAAGCCGTGCACCTCCAGCGTCGCGGACAGACGGTCGCGGTGCTGATCAGCCCGGAGCGCTACGACCAGCTCATGGAGGCGTGGGAGGAGATGGAGGACGTCGCGGCGTACGACGAGGCGGCGGCCTCCGACGACCCGCGCATCCCCTGGAACCAGGTCCGGGCCGACCTTGGCTGGGTCTGAGCCGCAGCGCTACCGGATCGAGCTGACGACCGCCGCCGCGCGCCAGCTCCGGCGCCTCGATCGGCCCACCGCGCTGCGGATCCGTGGCGCGATCGAGCTCCTCGCCCGCGATCCCCATCCACCGGCGAGTCGCCGGCTCGTGGGACGCCCCGCCTACCGCGTGCGGGTCGGCGACTACCGCATCCTCTACACCGTCGAGGACGACGTGCTGGTCGTCGCCGTCTTCCGCGTGGGCCATCGTCGCGACGTCGACGAACGCTGAGCCTCGCCCCTCATCGGCGAGCCCCCGCCCGACCTGTCGGACCCACCCGGAAGAATGCCCCCCATGGCAAGGCGCACCCAGCAGGATCCCCTCCCGGAGGACTTCGAGGAGCACATCCTCGACACCGACATCCGCGACGAGATGCAGTCGTCCTTCCTGGAGTACGCCTACTCGGTGATCTACTCCCGCGCGCTCCCCGACGCGCGCGACGGTCTCAAGCCCGTCCAGCGGCGCATCCTCTACACGATGAACGACATGAACCTGCGCCCCGACCGCGGCCACGTGAAGTCCGCGCGCGTCGTCGGTGAGGTCATGGGTCGGCTGCACCCGCACGGTGACGGCGCGATCTACGACGCCCTGGTCCGCACCGCGCAGTCGTGGTCGCTGCGGCTGCCGTTCGTCGACGGGCACGGCAACTTCGGCTCGCCCGACGACCCGCCGGCGGCCATGCGATACACCGAGTGCCGGATGGCGCCGGCGGCCATGGCCATGACGGAGTCGATCGACGAGGACACGGTCGACTTCAAGCCCAACTACGACAGCCGCGAGTACGAGCCGACGGTGCTGCCCTCGGCGATCCCCAGCCTCGTCGTCAACGGTACGACGGGCATCGCGGTCGGCATGGCGACCAACATGGCGCCGCACAACCTGGTCGAGGTGGTCCAGGCGCTGCGCCACCTGATCCAGCACCCCAAGACCGACATCGACGGCCTGATGAGGTTCATCCCCGGGCCCGACCTGCCGACCGGCGGCAAGATCGTCGGCCTCGACGGCATCCGCGACGCCTACGAGAGCGGCCGCGGCGTCTTCAAGATGCGCGCGACCGCGCGGGTCGAGACGATCGGGCGGCGCAAGGGCATCGTCGTCACCGAGCTCCCCTACGGCACGGGCACCGAGAAGATCGTCGAGCGGATCAAGGTCCTGGTCCAGTCCAAGAAGCTCCAGGGCATCGCCGACATCAAGGACCTCACCGACCGCGAGAACGGCCTGCGCCTGGTCATCGAGGTCAAGAACGGCTTCGTCCCCGAGGCGCTCCTGGAACAGCTCTACAAGCTCACCCCGCTCGAGGACTCCTTCGGCATCAACAACGTCGCGCTGGTCGACGGCCAGCCGCGCACGATGGGCCTCAAGGAGATGCTGGAGGTCTTCCTCCAGCACCGGTACGACGTCGTCCGCCGCCGTTCGCAGTTCCGCCGCAACAAGAAGGCCGCCCGCCTGCACCTGGTCGACGGCCTGCTGCTGGCCCTCCTCGACATCGACGAGGTCATCCAGGTCATCCGCACCAGCGACAACTCCGCAGCCGCCAAGGAGCGGCTGATGAGCGTCTTCGAGCTCTCCGAGATCCAGGCCGAGTACATCCTCGAGATGCAGCTGCGGCGCCTGACCAAGTTCTCCCGCCTCGAGCTGGAGAAGGAGCAGGAGGAGCTCCGCAAGGAGATCGAGGAGCTCGACGCCATCCTCGACGACGAGGGCCTGCTCAAGAAGCTCGTCTCCTCCGAGCTGGGCGACGTCGCCAAGACCTTCGGTACGCCGCGGCGTACCGTCCTGCTCGAGTCGGCCGGCACCACGGCGGTCGCCGCGGCCGCCGCACCGCTCGAGGTCGCCGACGACCCGTGCTTCGCGCTGCTGTCCGCGACCGGCCTGCTGGCCCGCACCAGCTCGGCCGACGAGATCGGCACCGGCGGCGGCCGGGCCAACCACGACGTCATCGTCTCCGCGGTGCGCACCTCGGCGCGCGCCGACCTGGGCGTGCTGACCTCGGCCGGCCGGCTGCTGCGCCTCGCGGTGCTCGACCTCCCGGCGATCCCGCCCTCGGCCAACGAGCCGAACCTCCAGGGCGGGCTGCCGCTCAGCGAGGTCCTCGAGCTGGCCAAGGGCGAGCGGGCGCTCGCGCTCACCACGCTGACGACCGAGGGCCCGGGCCTCGCGCTCGGCACCCGCCAGGGCGTCGTCAAGCGGGTCAACCCCGAGGTCCTCAACAAGGACGAGTGGGAGGTCATCTCGCTCAAGGACGGCGACGAGGTGGTCGGCGCGGTCCAGCTGACGACCGGTGCCGAGGAGCTCTGCTTCGTCACCTCCGACG encodes the following:
- a CDS encoding dihydrofolate reductase family protein; this translates as MTTVMMHAVASLDGFIADDNDDVGPLFDWYFNGSLPLSEDGAEPGPFAVSKASHDYVWPMWRSIRAIIQGRRLFDLTNGWDARPPAGEHLLVVSHRPKPEGWHPEADVPFFDDIAAAVAEGKRRAGDDGVLAICAGDIGGQALAAGLVDVVAIDVVPVVFGSGKRYFGSFAGQRMLEDPDVVVQGDRVLHLKYRVRR
- a CDS encoding DNA gyrase/topoisomerase IV subunit A is translated as MARRTQQDPLPEDFEEHILDTDIRDEMQSSFLEYAYSVIYSRALPDARDGLKPVQRRILYTMNDMNLRPDRGHVKSARVVGEVMGRLHPHGDGAIYDALVRTAQSWSLRLPFVDGHGNFGSPDDPPAAMRYTECRMAPAAMAMTESIDEDTVDFKPNYDSREYEPTVLPSAIPSLVVNGTTGIAVGMATNMAPHNLVEVVQALRHLIQHPKTDIDGLMRFIPGPDLPTGGKIVGLDGIRDAYESGRGVFKMRATARVETIGRRKGIVVTELPYGTGTEKIVERIKVLVQSKKLQGIADIKDLTDRENGLRLVIEVKNGFVPEALLEQLYKLTPLEDSFGINNVALVDGQPRTMGLKEMLEVFLQHRYDVVRRRSQFRRNKKAARLHLVDGLLLALLDIDEVIQVIRTSDNSAAAKERLMSVFELSEIQAEYILEMQLRRLTKFSRLELEKEQEELRKEIEELDAILDDEGLLKKLVSSELGDVAKTFGTPRRTVLLESAGTTAVAAAAAPLEVADDPCFALLSATGLLARTSSADEIGTGGGRANHDVIVSAVRTSARADLGVLTSAGRLLRLAVLDLPAIPPSANEPNLQGGLPLSEVLELAKGERALALTTLTTEGPGLALGTRQGVVKRVNPEVLNKDEWEVISLKDGDEVVGAVQLTTGAEELCFVTSDAQLLHYPADGVRPQGRSGGGMAGVRVADKERVVWFGVLDLNAPGGVVLVTASGSATALPGTEPGSVKVTDFWEYPAKGRATGGVRCHRFLKGEDTLVFAWAGPAPARATAASGAPVDLPDATGRRDGSGLPGSQPIVAAAGPLTATLSVAPSADAAPPASGDVSG
- a CDS encoding type II toxin-antitoxin system RelE family toxin — encoded protein: MAGSEPQRYRIELTTAAARQLRRLDRPTALRIRGAIELLARDPHPPASRRLVGRPAYRVRVGDYRILYTVEDDVLVVAVFRVGHRRDVDER
- a CDS encoding type II toxin-antitoxin system Phd/YefM family antitoxin, with product MSTVPVSAARSDLAAVIASAADEAVHLQRRGQTVAVLISPERYDQLMEAWEEMEDVAAYDEAAASDDPRIPWNQVRADLGWV